The Populus nigra chromosome 19, ddPopNigr1.1, whole genome shotgun sequence genome includes a window with the following:
- the LOC133680473 gene encoding uncharacterized protein LOC133680473 codes for MALRTHLFFPNTLIRPPKFHSCPFPTTTHFRTRIPCTNKNSLTDADLASGLATEVAKINTHLVQREEAMKKSRELLFTELCNYLALDKEEVEKKWSKMDQEERRVLVKGFVNEWGANFHPLSARSVEEMIEEYLHEEKPSSNSSRSMLFPGLKRIMGFSE; via the coding sequence ATGGCACTCAGAACGCATCTGTTTTTTCCAAACACCCTTATCCGACCTCCGAAATTCCATTCTTGTCCCTTCCCGACTACAACCCATTTCAGAACCCGAATCCCATGCACCAACAAAAACAGCTTAACTGATGCGGATCTTGCATCAGGTTTGGCGACAGAAGTTGCAAAAATAAATACCCATTTGGTGCAAAGAGAAGAGGCCATGAAGAAAAGCAGAGAATTACTCTTCACTGAGCTTTGCAACTATTTGGCATTGGATAAAGAGGAAGTGGAGAAGAAATGGAGCAAAATGGATCAAGAGGAGAGAAGGGTTTTGGTTAAAGGCTTTGTTAATGAATGGGGTGCCAATTTTCACCCTTTATCTGCTAGGTCTGTCGAAGAAATGATTGAAGAGTATTTACATGAAGAGAAGCCATCTTCAAACTCTTCTCGTTCAATGCTGTTTCCTGGTTTGAAGAGGATAATGGGGTTTTCTGAATAA
- the LOC133679241 gene encoding phosphoglycerate mutase-like protein 1 — protein sequence MDCGPGPSLYPLHRCKTIHLVRHAQGLHNVEGEKNYKAYLNPEYLDAPLTQLGWQQVDNLRKHVHASGLSKRVELVVTSPLLRTLQTAVGVFGGEGYTDRTNPLPLMVANAGSSGRAAISSHNSPPFIAVEDCREHFGVHPCDKRHDVNDYQFLFPAVDFSLIETDEDVLWKADVRESTEELAARGLKFLNWLWTRKEKEIAIVTHSGFLVHTLRAFGNDCVPSVKKEMCTRFANCELRSMVIVDRSMIGSDVSTTNYPGKVPPGSDLPSDDAEEEAPNSI from the exons ATGGATTGTGGTCCAGGTCCGAGTTTGTATCCATTGCACCGCTGCAAAACTATTCATCTG GTGAGACATGCTCAAGGATTGCATAATGTTGAGGGAGAAAAGAACTACAAAGCATACTTGAATCCTGAATATTTGGACGCCCCCCTCACTCAACTAGGCTGGCAACAG GTTGATAATTTGCGCAAGCATGTCCATGCATCTGGGCTCTCCAAGAGGGTTGAATTAGTTGTTACATCCCCATTGCTCAG GACATTGCAAACTGCTGTTGGAGTGTTTGGAGGGGAGGGCTACACAGATAGGACGAATCCACTGCCACTAATGGTGGCAAATGCTGGAAGCAGTGGTCGAGCAGCAATTTCAAGCCACAATTCTCCACCATTCATTGCAGTAGAAGATTGTCGAGAACATTTT GGTGTACATCCTTGTGACAAGAGACACGATGTCAATGACTATCAATTTCTCTTTCCTGCAGTTGACTTTTCTCTG ATAGAAACAGATGAGGATGTACTGTGGAAGGCCGATGTGAGAGAGTCAACTGAAGAACTTGCTGCAAGGGGACTGAAGTTTCTTAACTG GTTGTGGACtaggaaagagaaggagatagCAATTGTTACCCATAGCGGGTTTTTGGTTCATACATTACGTGCATTTGGAAATGACTGTGTTCCATCAGTGAAGAAAGAAATGTGCACACG CTTTGCTAACTGTGAGCTTCGATCCATGGTCATTGTTGACAGAAG TATGATTGGATCAGATGTTTCAACAACTAACTATCCTGGAAAGGTTCCTCCTGGATCGGATCTCCCTAGTGATGATGCCGAGGAAGAAGCACCCAATTCAATTTAG
- the LOC133679293 gene encoding transcription factor GTE7-like isoform X1 — MASAVLANRNEPNWTQPQPRGGGAKFMGKIPFSNPNPKFSKKRQFQPPQPPQIPDVDESPSAASDDASSINRRPQNNHHDFNTGGCVSFNVSSYSKKELIELKSRLVYELEKIRELKNRIESSDFHIGQPSSNFSSKKQTSTNKKVSGNKRPFPAPSNFNNFKRSSPDNAQLMKNCSQILSKLMKQKLGYIFNTPVDVVGLQLHDYHDIIKNPMDLGTVKTNLSKNLYESPRDFAADVRLTFNNAMKYNPKGHEVYILAEQFLTRFQDLYRPIKEKVGEDVEEEQNDLVQEVQASSWDHIRREPERVSKIDGDFMPVTAKSDPIGQQQQPTGMNQNPNSVRTPSPMRVPQVKPLKQPKPKAKDPNKREMNLEEKHKLGVGLQSLPQEKMEQVVQIIRKRNGHLRQEGDEIELDIEAVDTETLWELDRFVTNYKKMVSKIKRQALMGINTNAGATAISEGNNKDVPGNDRMEVVNEAKKPKKGDVGDEDVDIGDEMPMSSFPPVEIEKDNGHASSSSSSSSSSSDDSSSSNSDSGSSSGSDSEDAHS, encoded by the exons ATGGCGTCAGCTGTGTTAGCGAACCGGAACGAACCGAATTGGACGCAGCCACAGCCACGTGGTGGTGGAGCTAAATTCATGGGCAAAATCCCTTTCTCCAACCCTAACCCTAAGTTCTCCAAAAAACGCCAATTTCAGCCACCTCAACCACCACAAATCCCTGACGTCGATGAATCTCCTTCAGCCGCTTCAGATGACGCGTCGTCTATCAACCGCCGTCCACAGAACAATCACCACGATTTCAACACCGGAGGATGCGTGTCGTTCAATGTTAGCTCGTATTCTAAGAAAGAACTAATCGAGCTAAAAAGTCGATTAGTTTACGAGCTTGAAAAGATCCGAGAGTTGAAAAACAGAATCGAATCCTCTGATTTCCACATCGGACAACCCAGCTCCAACTTCAGTAGCAAAAAGCAAACCTCTACAAACAAGAAAGTATCCGGCAACAAGCGGCCGTTTCCAGCCCCTtcaaattttaacaattttaagcGATCAAGTCCAGATAATGCGCAATTGATGAAGAATTGCAGTCAAATTCTGTCGAAATTGATGAAGCAAAAATTAgggtatatttttaatactccAGTTGATGTTGTGGGTTTGCAATTGCATGATTACCATGATATAATCAAGAATCCGATGGATTTGGGTACGGTGAAGACAAATTTGAGCAAGAATTTGTATGAATCGCCAAGGGATTTCGCTGCTGATGTTAGATTGACATTTAATAATGCCATGAAGTATAACCCTAAGGGTCATGAAGTTTATATTCTTGCCGAACAGTTTCTTACAAGATTTCAGGATTTGTATAGGCCGATTAAGGAGAAGGTGGGTGAGGATGTTGAAGAGGAGCAGAATGATCTAGTTCAAGAAGTGCAAGCGAGTTCTTGGGATCATATTAGAAGAGAGCCAGAGAGGGTTAGTAAAATTGATGGTGATTTTATGCCAGTTACAGCGAAATCTGATCCAATTggccagcagcagcagccaacCGGGATGAATCAAAACCCTAATTCCGTGAGGACGCCTTCACCAATGAGGGTGCCGCAAGTGAAGCCATTGAAGCAACCAAAGCCGAAAGCAAAGGATCCAAATAAGCGAGAGATGAATCTTGAAGAGAAGCACAAGCTAGGTGTTGGTTTGCAGAGTCTGCCACAAGAGAAAATGGAGCAAGTTGTGCAGATTATCAGGAAGAGGAATGGGCATTTGAGGCAAGAGGGTGATGAGATCGAGCTTGATATTGAGGCCGTTGATACAGAGACATTATGGGAGTTGGATCGGTTTGTGACTAATTACAAGAAGATGGTTAGCAAGATTAAGCGGCAAGCTTTGATGGGTATTAACACAAATGCGGGTGCTACTGCTATCAGTGAAGGCAATAATAAG GATGTACCTGGAAATGATAGAATGGAGGTGGTAAATGAGGCGAAGAAGCCGAAGAAAGGGGATGTTGGGGATGAAGATGTTGACATTGGCGATGAGATGCCAATGAGTAGTTTCCCACCAGTGGAGATTGAGAAAGATAATGGACATGCAAGTAGCAGTTCCAGTAGCTCCAGTAGTTCGAGTGATGATTCTTCATCTTCAA ATTCTGATTCAGGGAGTTCTTCAGGGAGTGATTCAGAGGATGCACATTCATGA
- the LOC133680058 gene encoding uncharacterized protein LOC133680058, translated as MDNTYSYNSYPDSGDSSPRSREIDFDNPTPWEDQSQQPQSYKAKFMCSYGGKIHPRPHDNQLVYMGGETKILAADRNIKFSVMISKLSALCGDTDVAFKYQLPGEDLDALISVTNDDDLEHMMHEYDRLYRATAKPARMRLFLFPVNPSPASFGSDGGRSDRERFVEALNSVPTQVVEATKTAANNVDFLFGLDKGAPPPPPPVKVPDLPEIHAGSGHDDRVIGSDPLNLQAQLQRMQIREPEQQVGYNRKNSDENLVGGYAAAGGDYYMQKLPERAPPANLPVTMPQQVTASPGYWSEKQAAGGGFPAGMTVTTSPGQMEQPVYVIQGPGPGTVYHAPPVMRQVTGQTGQGYYMQRMGGPGHGPDVYREQPVYNMVPQHQQPAPPMGQMGVVRPSGPGVAMQDAGYAQMAYDSTVGRQVYYAAAGGVVHQQQQQQLQPPLQYQGVGGGVAVSGEMRHGGGGGPLGPEAKVVTAKVPQASV; from the coding sequence ATGGATAACACCTATTCTTATAATTCATACCCAGATTCAGGCGACTCGTCGCCTAGATCTCGTGAAATCGATTTTGACAACCCGACACCATGGGAAGACCAATCACAACAACCTCAAAGCTACAAAGCAAAGTTCATGTGTAGTTATGGAGGCAAGATCCACCCACGTCCGCACGACAACCAGCTTGTTTACATGGGTGGAGAGACCAAAATCCTCGCTGCTGATCGAAACATCAAGTTCTCTGTCATGATAAGCAAACTCTCTGCGCTTTGTGGTGACACCGACGTGGCCTTCAAGTACCAGCTCCCAGGTGAAGATCTTGACGCTTTAATATCTGTCACTAATGATGATGATCTTGAACACATGATGCATGAGTATGATCGTCTCTATCGTGCCACTGCTAAGCCCGCCCGCATGAGGCTGTTTCTTTTCCCGGTTAACCCGTCACCTGCAAGTTTTGGCTCCGATGGTGGCAGATCGGATCGGGAGCGCTTTGTTGAGGCTTTGAATTCGGTTCCGACTCAGGTTGTTGAAGCAACCAAAACCGCAGCGAATAACGTTGATTTCTTATTCGGGTTAGATAAAGGAGCCCCCCCGCCGCCGCCGCCTGTGAAAGTGCCGGATTTGCCTGAAATCCATGCTGGGTCGGGTCATGATGATCGGGTTATTGGGTCGGATCCTTTGAATTTGCAGGCCCAGTTGCAGAGAATGCAAATTAGAGAACCTGAGCAGCAAGTTGGGTATAATAGAAAAAACAGCGATGAAAATCTGGTCGGTGGTTATGCTGCTGCTGGTGGTGATTATTACATGCAAAAATTGCCTGAAAGAGCACCTCCTGCGAATTTGCCTGTGACAATGCCACAACAGGTGACCGCTTCACCAGGTTATTGGTCCGAGAAACAGGCTGCCGGAGGCGGGTTTCCGGCAGGGATGACCGTGACCACCTCACCGGGTCAAATGGAGCAACCCGTTTATGTGATACAGGGTCCAGGTCCAGGGACTGTTTATCATGCACCTCCCGTAATGCGACAGGTTACCGGACAAACCGGTCAGGGTTATTACATGCAAAGAATGGGTGGTCCAGGTCACGGACCCGATGTTTACCGAGAGCAGCCGGTATATAATATGGTCCCACAACATCAACAGCCCGCACCACCAATGGGTCAAATGGGAGTTGTGAGGCCTAGTGGGCCGGGGGTAGCCATGCAGGATGCCGGATACGCACAGATGGCTTATGATAGTACGGTTGGTAGACAGGTTTACTATGCTGCGGCGGGTGGTGTAGTTCACcagcaacaacagcaacaactgCAACCACCACTACAGTATCAAGGGGTTGGTGGTGGTGTAGCAGTGAGTGGTGAAATGAGacatggtggtggtggtgggccATTGGGTCCAGAAGCTAAGGTTGTTACAGCAAAGGTTCCACAGGCTTCTGTGTGA
- the LOC133679293 gene encoding transcription factor GTE7-like isoform X2, giving the protein MASAVLANRNEPNWTQPQPRGGGAKFMGKIPFSNPNPKFSKKRQFQPPQPPQIPDVDESPSAASDDASSINRRPQNNHHDFNTGGCVSFNVSSYSKKELIELKSRLVYELEKIRELKNRIESSDFHIGQPSSNFSSKKQTSTNKKVSGNKRPFPAPSNFNNFKRSSPDNAQLMKNCSQILSKLMKQKLGYIFNTPVDVVGLQLHDYHDIIKNPMDLGTVKTNLSKNLYESPRDFAADVRLTFNNAMKYNPKGHEVYILAEQFLTRFQDLYRPIKEKVGEDVEEEQNDLVQEVQASSWDHIRREPERVSKIDGDFMPVTAKSDPIGQQQQPTGMNQNPNSVRTPSPMRVPQVKPLKQPKPKAKDPNKREMNLEEKHKLGVGLQSLPQEKMEQVVQIIRKRNGHLRQEGDEIELDIEAVDTETLWELDRFVTNYKKMVSKIKRQALMGINTNAGATAISEGNNKDVPGNDRMEVVNEAKKPKKGDVGDEDVDIGDEMPMSSFPPVEIEKDNGHASSSSSSSSSSSDDSSSSSDSDSGSSSGSDSEDAHS; this is encoded by the exons ATGGCGTCAGCTGTGTTAGCGAACCGGAACGAACCGAATTGGACGCAGCCACAGCCACGTGGTGGTGGAGCTAAATTCATGGGCAAAATCCCTTTCTCCAACCCTAACCCTAAGTTCTCCAAAAAACGCCAATTTCAGCCACCTCAACCACCACAAATCCCTGACGTCGATGAATCTCCTTCAGCCGCTTCAGATGACGCGTCGTCTATCAACCGCCGTCCACAGAACAATCACCACGATTTCAACACCGGAGGATGCGTGTCGTTCAATGTTAGCTCGTATTCTAAGAAAGAACTAATCGAGCTAAAAAGTCGATTAGTTTACGAGCTTGAAAAGATCCGAGAGTTGAAAAACAGAATCGAATCCTCTGATTTCCACATCGGACAACCCAGCTCCAACTTCAGTAGCAAAAAGCAAACCTCTACAAACAAGAAAGTATCCGGCAACAAGCGGCCGTTTCCAGCCCCTtcaaattttaacaattttaagcGATCAAGTCCAGATAATGCGCAATTGATGAAGAATTGCAGTCAAATTCTGTCGAAATTGATGAAGCAAAAATTAgggtatatttttaatactccAGTTGATGTTGTGGGTTTGCAATTGCATGATTACCATGATATAATCAAGAATCCGATGGATTTGGGTACGGTGAAGACAAATTTGAGCAAGAATTTGTATGAATCGCCAAGGGATTTCGCTGCTGATGTTAGATTGACATTTAATAATGCCATGAAGTATAACCCTAAGGGTCATGAAGTTTATATTCTTGCCGAACAGTTTCTTACAAGATTTCAGGATTTGTATAGGCCGATTAAGGAGAAGGTGGGTGAGGATGTTGAAGAGGAGCAGAATGATCTAGTTCAAGAAGTGCAAGCGAGTTCTTGGGATCATATTAGAAGAGAGCCAGAGAGGGTTAGTAAAATTGATGGTGATTTTATGCCAGTTACAGCGAAATCTGATCCAATTggccagcagcagcagccaacCGGGATGAATCAAAACCCTAATTCCGTGAGGACGCCTTCACCAATGAGGGTGCCGCAAGTGAAGCCATTGAAGCAACCAAAGCCGAAAGCAAAGGATCCAAATAAGCGAGAGATGAATCTTGAAGAGAAGCACAAGCTAGGTGTTGGTTTGCAGAGTCTGCCACAAGAGAAAATGGAGCAAGTTGTGCAGATTATCAGGAAGAGGAATGGGCATTTGAGGCAAGAGGGTGATGAGATCGAGCTTGATATTGAGGCCGTTGATACAGAGACATTATGGGAGTTGGATCGGTTTGTGACTAATTACAAGAAGATGGTTAGCAAGATTAAGCGGCAAGCTTTGATGGGTATTAACACAAATGCGGGTGCTACTGCTATCAGTGAAGGCAATAATAAG GATGTACCTGGAAATGATAGAATGGAGGTGGTAAATGAGGCGAAGAAGCCGAAGAAAGGGGATGTTGGGGATGAAGATGTTGACATTGGCGATGAGATGCCAATGAGTAGTTTCCCACCAGTGGAGATTGAGAAAGATAATGGACATGCAAGTAGCAGTTCCAGTAGCTCCAGTAGTTCGAGTGATGATTCTTCATCTTCAAGTG ATTCTGATTCAGGGAGTTCTTCAGGGAGTGATTCAGAGGATGCACATTCATGA
- the LOC133679982 gene encoding rDNA transcriptional regulator pol5-like has translation MGSKKRSPNSVAQVEDLDNTDTNMENANLGDTNNENASSNSSRKKMKKDKNKETEAPDGDASKAGLSNIPSSMKPMERRKKRKALDKERLHAASESKEVKTKKMDVNSKVTESKEHMGASSSGTLPKFHIGVFKDLASVDVSVREGAVERLVTELQEVQKAYEVTENKEVVEGGLKLEAEKDDGLNDCAPSVRYAVRRLVRGASSSRECARQGFALGLTVLVDTVPSVKVDSVLKLIVDLLEVSSSMKGQDIRDCLLGRLFAYGALALSRRLTEEWISDHNTLIIKEFTDVLISLAAKKRYLQEPAVAIILELVEKLPTEAVLNHILEAPRLREWFEGGIDAGNPDAGNPDALLLALRIQEKISIDSEMFGNFLPHPFSPSRLFVPGHLSSIINCLKESTFCQPRVHGVWPVLVNILLPDSVMQAEDVVSASNSLKKHKKSRKSSSSEEEIARSVRCFCEVIIEGSLLLSSHDRKHLAFDILLLLLPRLPASFIPYVLSHKIVQCMVDVLSTKDSWLYKVAQHFLKELSDWVGNDDVRRVAVIVALQRHSNARFDGITKTKTVKALVTDFKTESGCMLFIQNLMNMFVDEGNASEEPSDQSQTTDDNSEMGSVEDKDSNGATANSDFLKTWVVESLPIILKHLKLEPEARFRVQKEILKFLAVQGLFSASLGSEVTSFELQEKFKWPKAPTSSAICRMCIEQIQSLLANAQKIEGLRSLSSGLEHSDLGSYFMRFLSTLRNIPSVSLFRSLSDGDEKAFEKLQEMETRLSREEKNCVIGAEANKLHAMRFLLIQLLLQVLLRPGEFSEAASELVICCKKAFAASDLLDSGEEELDNDADPKLMDVLVDTFLSLLPQSSAPLRSAIEQVFKYFCNDVTNDGLLRMLRVIKKDLKPPRHREEGRDDGDDDDEDFLGIEEVEEGEGEEEMDEAETGETGEDEEQTDDSEAVTEVEEAGKELSDDSDGGMDDDAMFRMDAYLAQIFKDRKNQAGGETTQSQLVLFKLRVLSLLEVYLHENPAEPEVLMVYLNLARAFVNPQTAEISEQLGQRIWGILQKKILKAKDFPRGDAVQLPTLESLLEKNLKLASKPLKKKKSAGNLSKKKQLAMWKRHKMIVSLAQDSTFWILKIIGARNFPECELQGVIDIFKGELARYFESKTSQIKSDFLTEIFRRRPWIGYHLFGFLLEKCSRAKLEFRRVEALDLVIEILKSMVSSGNDESNRNASKKVLKNHLQKLSHLIKELATNMPEKPSRRAEARKFCGKVFRYVSTYDLTKSFLKYLAPEAEAACESQLGELYLNFKKIER, from the exons ATGGGAAGCAAGAAAAGAAGCCCCAATTCAGTAGCGCAAGTTGAGGATTTAGATAATACAGACACAAATATGGAGAATGCAAACTTAGGGGATACGAATAATGAGAATGCAAGTTCAAATTCAagtagaaagaaaatgaagaaagataaGAATAAAGAGACCGAAGCCCCGGATGGGGATGCATCCAAAGCAGGCCTTTCTAACATTCCTAGCTCAATGAAACCCATGGAAAGacggaagaaaaggaaagcattGGATAAAGAGCGGCTACATGCTGCTTCAGAGAGTAAGGAagtgaaaactaaaaaaatggaTGTTAACTCAAAGGTTACCGAAAGTAAAGAGCACATGGGAGCTTCCTCGAGTGGGACGTTGCCGAAGTTTCATATTGGTGTCTTTAAGGACCTGGCATCGGTGGATGTATCTGTGAGAGAAGGTGCGGTGGAGAGATTGGTCACGGAGCTGCAAGAGGTTCAGAAGGCGTATGAAGTTACGGAGAATAAGGAGGTGGTTGAAGGTGGATTGAAACTGGAAGCGGAGAAGGATGATGGGTTGAATGATTGTGCACCTTCTGTGAGATACGCTGTGCGTAGGCTTGTTCGTGGTGCTTCTTCATCAAGAGAG TGTGCAAGGCAAGGATTTGCACTGGGCTTGACAGTGTTAGTTGATACAGTTCCTAGTGTCAAAGTGGATTCAGTGCTGAAACTAATAGTTGATTTGTTAGAAGTTTCTTCATCAATGAAGGGTCAG GATATAAGAGATTGCCTTTTAGGTCGGTTATTTGCTTATGGTGCTCTTGCCCTATCAAGAAGACTGACTGAAGAGTGGATTTCTGATCATAACACCCTCATCATTAAAGAATTCACCGATGTGCTTATCTCCCTTGCAGCAAAAAAACGATATCTGCAAGAGCCTGCTGTTGCAATTATATTAGAATTGGTTGAAAAG TTGCCAACCGAGGCCGTGCTGAATCACATTCTTGAAGCTCCAAGACTGCGCGAGTGGTTTGAAGGTGGTATTGATGCCGGAAATCCTGATGCTGGAAATCCTGATGCATTGCTTTTAGCTTTGAGAATTCAGGAGAAAATTTCCATTGATAGTGAAATGTTTGGAAATTTTTTGCCACATCCGTTCAGCCCTAGTAGACTTTTTGTGCCTGGTCATTTGTCCTCAATTATTAACTGCTTGAAG GAATCAACTTTCTGTCAGCCTAGAGTTCATGGTGTATGGCCTGTTCTGGTAAATATCCTCTTACCTGATAGTGTTATGCAAGCTGAAGATGTGGTGTCAGCTTCTAATTCTctaaaaaagcacaaaaaaagtcGCAAGTCTAGCTCATCTGAAGAAGAAATTGCCAGGAGTGTTAGGTGTTTCTGTGAAGTTATTATCGAAGGCTCCCTTCTTCTTTCCTCGCATGATCGCAAGCACCTGGCATTTGATATTCTGCTTCTCCTTCTCCCAAGGCTCCCCGCATCTTTCATTCCATATGTTCTCTCTCACAAAATTGTGCAATGCATGGTGGATGTACTTTCGACAAAGGACTCTTGGCTGTATAAAGTTGCTCAGCATTTTCTCAAGGAGCTATCAGATTGGGTTGGAAATGATGATGTCAGAAGAGTTGCTGTTATAGTGGCTTTACAGAGACACAGCAATGCAAGATTTGATGgcatcacaaaaacaaaaacagttaaaGCTTTGGTGACAGATTTTAAAACTGAATCTGGTTGCATGTTGTTTATTCAGAATTTAATGAACATGTTTGTGGATGAAGGAAATGCTTCAGAAGAACCGTCAGACCAGAGTCAGACTACTGATGACAATTCAGAGATGGGTTCGGTCGAGGATAAGGATTCAAATGGTGCAACGGCAAATTCTGATTTCTTGAAGACTTGGGTGGTGGAATCCCTCCCaattattttgaaacatttGAAGCTGGAGCCAGAAGCAAGGTTTCGGGTGCAGAAGGAAATTTTGAAGTTTCTAGCTGTTCAAGGTCTGTTCTCTGCATCTCTTGGCTCTGAAGTGACATCTTTTGAATTACAGGAGAAATTTAAGTGGCCAAAGGCGCCTACCTCGAGTGCTATTTGCAGAATGTGCATTGAGCAGATCCAATCACTGCTTGCTAATGCTCAAAAGATAGAGGGGTTGCGTTCTTTGTCTAGTGGCCTGGAGCACAGTGATCTTGGGTCTTACTTCATGCGTTTTCTCAGTACTCTACGAAACATTCCTTCGGTTTCTCTTTTTCGATCTTTGAGTGATGGCGATGAAAAGGCTTTtgaaaaattgcaagaaatggaAACTAGGCTTTCCAGAGAG GAAAAAAATTGTGTGATTGGTGCTGAAGCAAATAAATTGCATGCAATGAGGTTCTTGCTGATCCAGTTGCTGCTTCAAGTACTCCTTCGACCTGGAGAATTCTCAGAAGCTGCATCTGAACTTGTTATATGTTGTAAGAAAGCTTTTGCAGCTTCTGATCTTCTTGACTCAGGAGAAGAGGAGTTGGATAATGATGCAGATCCTAAGTTAATGGATGTCCTTGTGGATACATTCCTTTCATTGTTACCTCAGTCATCAGCTCCCTTGCGCTCTGCTATTGAGCAG gtttttaagtACTTCTGTAATGATGTGACCAACGATGGACTTCTTCGGATGTTGCGTGTCATTAAGAAAGATTTGAAGCCACCTAGACATCGGGAAGAAGGTAGAGATGATGGAGATGATGACGATGAAGATTTTCTTGGTAttgaagaagtagaagaaggagaaggagaagaagaaatggatGAAGCTGAGACAGGTGAAACAGGTGAGGATGAAGAACAGACTGATGACTCTGAGGCAGTGACTGAGGTTGAAGAAGCTGGCAAAGAGCTGTCTGATGATTCTGATGGAGGAATGGATGATGATGCAATGTTCCGGATGGACGCTTATCTTGCCCAGATTTTTAAAGACAGAAAGAATCAGGCTGGAGGTGAAACCACCCAATCCCAGCTTGTTCTGTTCAAACTTCGTGTCCTTTCATTGCTGGAGGTTTACCTACATGAAAATCCAG CTGAGCCTGAGGTTCTGATGGTGTACTTGAACTTGGCTCGGGCATTCGTTAACCCTCAGACTGCAGAAATCAGCGAGCAGCTTGGACAGCGAATATGGGGAATTTTGCAGAAGAAGATATTGAAAGCGAAGGACTTCCCGAGGGGTGATGCTGTGCAGCTACCTACTCTTGAATCTTTGTTGGAAAAGAACTTAAAGTTGGCATCAAAgccattaaagaaaaagaaatctgcTGGTAATTTATCCAAGAAAAAACAGTTGGCCATGTGGAAGCGACACAAAATGATTGTTTCCCTTGCTCAGGATTCAACCTTTTGGATTCTGAAAATTATTGGTGCCAGAAATTTTCCAGAGTGTGAACTACAGGGGGTTATTGATATTTTCAAGGGTGAACTGGCGCGATATTTTGAGAGTAAGACATCCCAaataaaatctgattttttgACAGAAATATTTCGAAGAAGGCCATGGATCGGGTACCATCTCTTTGGTTTCCTTTTGGAGAAATGTAGCAGGGCAAAGTTGGAGTTTCGTCGAGTTGAAGCACTTGATCTAGTAATAGAAATATTGAAGTCAATGGTTTCTTCTGGTAATGATGAAAGTAATCGCAATGCATCAAAGAAAGTCTTGAAAAATCATTTGCAAAAACTCAGTCATCTGATAAAGGAATTGGCAACAAATATGCCAGAAAAGCCATCAAGGCGGGCTGAAGCACGCAAGTTTTGTGGTAAGGTCTTCCGGTATGTGTCAACATATGACCTGACCAAATCATTTCTTAAGTATCTAGCCCCAGAAGCTGAAGCTGCTTGTGAATCTCAACTTGGAGAGCTGTATCTCAATTTCAAGAAGATCGAGAGATAA